TACACATAATCTCGTCTATATCGGCCAATACACAAAGTACATAGCTTTTTATCACAATAAATGTAAATGCTGGGTCATACTTTTCAAAGAGTAATTGTCTTTGTGAAACATCACTTTGATGATAGAAACCTGCTTTATCCCTTAATcgaatacttttatatatatatatatatatatatatatatatatatatatatatatatatatggaagcCTTTGATGGAATTTTAGCAGTATCTttgtcaatctttttttttcattagtgcAATCCCATCCAAAAGCAGCACGTTTTGCACGTCATACTTTACATCTAATTAGGAATAATCTTTGCTTtacaaattttttctttaatttcattacTGAAATGGTGCATTCCACGCTTAGCTTTACATCTTGATTTAACTAAATTCTATACGATATGCAACCCTTTTGTTCTTCAGAATAGGGCCAGCACGTATCAGGCTTTATAGCATAGAGCTGTGGTACCACGGAGATATATGCATGCTCAAACGCAGAAAAATTCAACATCATTAGTAGTAACTGTTGAGCagtgtaaaaatattattgacttgATAATACGTGTACGGTTTGAATTCATTCCACCTTTGATGGATTCTTTGGCCTCTTAAACAAATTCACACAGCATGCAACTTTATGCTGTGTGATGGATGACACAGCTTGAATAACAAGATAATGATGCATTATAAAGCAGCCAAACTTAATCAGAAGAGTTTCAGGAATATAGAGTTTAGCGAGAGGAATATTCTCGAGCAAGCACTTGTAATTTCCTGTCAGCAATGAATAAAGAGTGAAATAATAGAGTGCAAATTAAGATGCCAATTGGGATAAAGGAGTATTGCTGCTCCAAATGCTACTGATGTAGACAGAAActctaataagaaaataaaaagcaagaaagaaagagattgaTCAAAATAGAGGTATCCCACTAGAACTCTAAGTCATagttttattcataaaaatatataaaggcTAATGAGTTATGCATTACAAGTCTTTAAATAAACATGAGACCGACCttagtaagaaaagaaaattataatccctaaataaaaagaaaaaaactatcaaaaaactttataaaaaacataaaatctagaaaaatcaaggaaaaataacaaaatagactTAAACAACATCTTTCGGGTCTAATTCTAGAGTCTTTTAAAGTTCAATTAGTTATAGCAAGTTAGGCCTCCTATAATcggataaaaatttataatcttttaatgttatttttcttttgtctaGTGCAACCAAACTTTCTTTTGAAACTAGCTATGTCTTACTGGTCTATAAATATATCTATTATGCtatctatataatattttagtGGTAGATCCCCATATAATTATGGCATATATTTATTTGACTGctcaaaacttttatttttttttagttcgtGTTGAGAGATATTAGGCAAATGCTGAGATCTTTTCAACAATATAAGCCTCGTATATTGAAGTTTCAATATACACCttgttttatacttttttttttaggctgaACAAGTATATgcattgaattaaataaaaattgaataaatggatgttttaaatttttttaaaataaaagacaatagAAATTTATGTAGGATGCATATGTGATTACTAACCTCTCTAATGGAAATATCCATGTATAATGAACATGACCTCTAACATTTGCCTCAAATAGAAAATGTATGGGTAGATATTCCAttgaatcacaaaaaaatagagGGAAAATCATCTCAAATTTATGGATTTTTTGGACGATATTCATTTCAAGTTTTTCTATGTGTTGGACATGCAACTCACTAAagcatatatctttaaaaaagtGATTGATTTCCATGAGTgcatttcataaatatatatatttttgcaatAAATCCTTGTATGCaagtgaaatgattttttttacataaacacATGACAATCATGACTTTTTATTTCATACAAtctgtaatttttcaaattaactgATCTAGATATGTTCGAAGCATATCTATTAGAAAAATACATGCTTTTTAGTTATtgctagaaaaataattgtgTATTCTTGTTTAAAGCAAAATTGATTTTGGGCTTTGTGACTTGTAGCCTATCATGCACAATCTCTATATTTTTACGGTAACAAAACAAAGTTATATccgttctattttttttattgttttttgttttccctttcatgtttattattatgttaaaaagattttcaaacattTAACCGATTGAAGCTAGCATCATATTAGTCAAATACCACCCCATGACACACTATATACATTACATTCTGGCTTCAAGGCCATCATTGAAGGGAGCAAAACCACATAAATATCACGAAACTGGATAACAACGATACATGCTATTACACTCAATATATAATGATCAATGGTAGAGattcaaacaaacaagaaagaGGAAGAACATCCATGCCAGTTATATATCCCGTGTCAATCTTCTCGACGGAGCTTTTTTCCCCATACGCAAGGGACAAGAGACGATGAATGAGCTTTCCAGGCTATCTTGAGAATGTTTAATGTAGAGCCCATAAATGAGACGTACAGACGGAATTGCATTATTCCAAATACTAAGACAGGAAGGAATGAAGCAATGGAAAGGAGTAATGTTGTCAACTTCCTCTCTGATTGAATGAGTATCAAAATTGTTGCCCCAAAGGATAGCATGGTCGTTATcacagaaaagaagaggaaggtgaAGCCAACAATAAGTTTTCGAGGAAGAGAGATGTGAAAATCTTGTAGCTCAATCGGAGAGGTCAACAAAGAGAGAAACACCACTAGGGAAGTCAAAGAGCTTGCTAAGGAGACAACATCGGAGACAGTGAAAATCACAAAATAGGGAGAGTTGATGAAGTTGGGCTTGCCAGTTTCATCAGAACCTCCGGGCACAGTATAGGCAGCAGCAAAGACAACAGTTGCAACAAGTGCAGCTACAGTGGAACAAGACTGAGATGTTTCCTTGATCCATATTTGTGCCTTTTCCAGTTGCTTCTCGTTCGCTATTTCGAAGCACTCTCTTGCAGTCTTTCCCTCGTCGTTCAGAAGCGGGACATAGTTAGAAGGAATTACCTTTTGCACTTGCTGCAATAATTGGGAGATAAATATGATTGTTATTGCTAAATAAAACTACGAACTACAGAAATGCTATTACTAGAgcagataatttttaattgtgaataatatttaaattttgccCTAAGTAGTCTTGGATTGGATTATTTAGTTGAAACAAATGTTTTAATAGGATTGGTGCTCTTATAACTTGTATCAAGTAAAGACAAAGGGATGAAAAGGGCTCACCTCAAACCATTGCAACTCCTCCTGAAGTTGTAGTGCAGGCCCAGGCTTGGTTACTCcactgtttttccttttctctgcaACATGATGCAACAATGTGTTGCCCTTACTATCAACAACTCGACGCATTCTAGTCAATGGAATTTTCTGTTGCTTCAGAAAATCGAAGATCTTTTTCTGGCGATACATGACGGCCATATCCAAAATGCTCTGACCCTCCTTATTGAGCTTCTCAATAGAATGAGGATGTAGTTTTGTTATCATCTCTACAATCTTTTCTATTCCCCTTCTAGTTGCAGTAAACAATGGGCTCTCCACCTTAATAGTTAATGATGACTTTATTAAAGAAGTTTGCGCTGTTGGACATTGGacattttttatctcttttgctTCGCTAGTGATTTTAGAAGTttgcccttcttcttctttatttaggTCTCCTGTTATGATTTGTGATGAGAGCAGAACGGTTTGTTTTCCATCTCGTCCTTCCTCGCCCTCTAACTCATATGAGTCATCTTTCTTTACTAGGCTTTCGGCGAATCTCAAAGCAAATACATGCTTTTTTTTCTGGTTCCAGATTCCTTCTAGCCAACATCCTACATCATGCTCATGCGAaagggaatgaaattaaaaatggatGAGAGCTAGCCATTTTTATGAAATGGAAAGAAATGTTAATGATGACAGTAGAaggatgaacaaaaaaaaaaaagtcaatgatagaaaaaggtgaaaaaatagagataagCTAAAGtaattatcatatataaaacaaaacaacaccaaaatacttaaaagaagaaatgcatcTATAAAAGTGAGCCACATTTGTGTCCAATACCTTTAGGGACCTTTAAATATTTGAGTATGCCGCCTCTTTGATTCCTCTTCGAGACACTCCCCAGATCTCCTGAGTTCCTCCCCAGACCGCTCTCAAGATCTCCCACCCCCTTCCCGCACGGCTCCGactttttcctttgattttactCGCGGTGACGTGGAAACAGGAAGGCCtgcaaacattttttttttcgtaataatcaaaagtttttattaagaaaaaagctacaaagataATAGCCTAATTTACATTAGGTAAACGAGCAGAGGAAGGCCTGCAACATAATTTAGAGTTCAAATTATATacatacatgtatatatatgtgtgtgtgtccatggtattcaaacaagaatatgTAGGCAATATTGTAAGGTCTAATAATGTGGTTGGAGTAGGCATACAACAGTAGATTAGTCTTTCAAATATGCCCATGGGAAATTCACTCTCAAAAGCAGCTGGCATTTCGGCTAGAAGTTGAAGAGTAGAAATTTGATTTCTGTCCTTCAAGCTGGCGAGCGATTTAACCAGTTCTAGCAACAGTAAAGCTGTTTCTGCATTTATGAAATTAGGAAGacaaaaattatacaatatcTTATATATGCatacttttaaatttgaaaattcaataTAGAGAGGAATTGTTACCAAAGTTTTGCCCTATGATAGCAGCGCTAAGGATGGACAGGCCATCTACCGATCGCTTGATGTGAATTGATAATAGGCGGCCATTATTATCCACGCATTGTTCTGGTTTGGATCTGATTAAAAACTCCACTATTTCTGTCTCTGCAAATCCGGCAGCTGTAAACAATGGGGTTTCACCGAACTCATTTGGATCCGAAAGCAGCTCGGGACAACGTTCTACCAAGAGTTTTACAGCCTTATTATTGCCATAGATGGTTGCTTCGTGAAGAACCgtatttccaaatttgttttttttcttgagaaattcGGTCTCAGTTAGAGGTAATTCGCTTTTCGTCATGATTTCAAGTAAATCTTTAAGTGGTTGCTCTTGTTTGCTGCACACAGCTATATGAAGTGCAGTATCCTTAGAGGCCGTAAGTGGAGAGTGCAAATATTCGGAATGTTTCTGATAGTAGTCAATCATGCCATCCCATTTTCCATTCATCGCTGCTCTATAGGGTGCCTTCAGTATTGCCTCAGAACCCATAATTGCTCTCTACCTGAAATTATGCAAGTAACTATTGTTAATGAGCAATCTCAACTCAAAGCTAATTAAATTGTTACGCGAAATCCTAAGCAGGTTTGAATTTACTCATAATACCGATCATTAATATAATGGGAAACAAGATTCGGAAGAAAACACTCAAAGATAACTGTAAGTATATCATGCTCTTACATACCTTTTAGCAATGGAAATGATTGGGAATGCTGCAATAACTAGCTCTTGGTAAAATCAATGTCAACAAGAAAACTTGTTTTCAGAGAGATGACTACAAAGAAACAACTTAGCTCGCAGTTTTTCATAATTAAGCCGTTTGAGAACCCTATATATACAATCTTTTACAGTACTATTCctcgttaaaaataaatttaaattaatatatgtgttttgcttgtttaatatatgttagagaataatataaattatatcttagtatatgttagagaataatataaatcatatcttattacctcatctaacagtttaagtttttagattgaattgattttttgacatgatatcaaagtTTTGATAACCAAGTAgttatgagtttgaatctcaccatctttatttatttgataaaaaataaaatacaaggtaATATAGGTCTGTGCAAATTTCAAGCCCACGAGCCTTCACTTGAGAGGATATGttagagaaataatataaataatattttagcacTTAATTTAACAGCTTAAACTTTTGGGTTGAGTTGATTCtttttagaatatataaaaatgaaactattataagaatatataataaaggtgaattcttatttattacttttataagaataaaataaagttatgtaGATTCTTCTATACATAGAATAAAAGGTCTTTGTAAAAGTTAAATGCTGGAGAGCA
This is a stretch of genomic DNA from Populus alba chromosome 11, ASM523922v2, whole genome shotgun sequence. It encodes these proteins:
- the LOC140956180 gene encoding uncharacterized protein — translated: MITKLHPHSIEKLNKEGQSILDMAVMYRQKKIFDFLKQQKIPLTRMRRVVDSKGNTLLHHVAEKRKNSGVTKPGPALQLQEELQWFEQVQKVIPSNYVPLLNDEGKTARECFEIANEKQLEKAQIWIKETSQSCSTVAALVATVVFAAAYTVPGGSDETGKPNFINSPYFVIFTVSDVVSLASSLTSLVVFLSLLTSPIELQDFHISLPRKLIVGFTFLFFSVITTMLSFGATILILIQSERKLTTLLLSIASFLPVLVFGIMQFRLYVSFMGSTLNILKIAWKAHSSSLVPCVWGKKLRRED